TGGGCACGCGCGAAGGCTGGAAGTACGGTCCCCAGACGGCCCTCGATTCGATGATCCACGACGGACTGTGGTGCCCCTTCGAAAACGCCGCCATGGGCGCCGCGGCCGACTATATCGCCGCCAGCCGTGCGGTCGAGCGCGCAGAGCAGGATGCGTTCGCGGCCGAGAGCCATCGTCGCGCCGCGGCCGCCATCGCCGAAGGGCGTTTTGCCGACGAGATCGTGCCCGTGGTCGTGCCCGGCCGCAAGGGCGACGCAACCGTCGACCGCGACGAAGGTCCGCGGCCCGATACGACCGTCGAAAAGCTTGCCGCGCTGAAGCCCGCTTTTGGCGAGCAGGGCACGGTGACGGCCGGCAACGCCTCGCAGCTTAGCGACGGCGCGGCGGCGGTGGTGGTGGTCGATGACGAGCTGGCTCGCCGCTCGGAATCGCCGCTCAAGGCCCGCATCGTGGCCACGGCCACCAGCGGCGTCGAGCCCAAGGAAATCTTCATCGCGCCGGTCAGCGCCATGCAGCGCGTGCTGGCGAAGGCCGGCATGACGCTCGACGACATCGACCTGGTCGAACTGAACGAAGCCTTTGCCGCGCAATGTGTGGCCTGCATGCGGCCCTTGGGGATCGACACGGCTCGGACGAACGTGAATGGCGGCGCGATTGCGTTGGGGCACCCGATCGGGGCCAGCGGCGCACGGGTGCTGGTGACGCTGCTTTACGCGCTGGCCGCCCGCGGCCTGCGTCGCGGTCTGGCATCGTTGTGCCTGGGCGGCGGCAATGCGGTGGCGATGATCGTCGAGCGGTCTTAACGGTCGAACAGTCCGCCGCCGCGCGGTTGATAAATGGTATAGACCCGCGGAACGTACGAGCCGCTGGTGCGGCCGCTGCCAAAACGCCGGTATCGGTTGGGACTGTAGTATGCGTAGTTGCTGTAAATCGGGTTCGGCACCCTGCTTCGCGCCGGCTGGACGTTCCCCGGATAGCCGTACATCGCCTGCGGGCTGCTGCCCGTGTACGACGGCGGATAGACGCTGCGTTGCGGGGAGGAGGTGCGGTAATAGCTCTGATACGGATAGCCGGCAAAATAACCGGAGCCCCAGTAGCCGCCATACGACGCGCCCACGGGAACGCTCCCGTACTGCATGCCCACGGGGTATCCGCCATAATAAGAAACAACCCCTGGATAGCCGCCGTACTGCGCACCGGAACTCATCGAATACGCCGGATAGGCCCCGCCGCTGTAGGAATAAATACCCTGGCCTTCCGCCGCGGAACCGAAGAAAAACGAACCGAGCACCGTTGCCACCGCGATCATTGCAGTTCGCATAACGCACCTCGTGAATGAAACGGTTGGACTTCCCATAAGTCCTCCACTTAATTCTAGGGACGTCGGCTCGATTGTCGCCTCCTTGTTTGTTCAGCTTGCTGAAAAGTAACGCGATGCGGGGCAACGTCCTCACCCGTCGCCATCCTGCCATCGTCGGTTTGTTCCCAGAGAAGTGCGGCCTGCTTAGAATCCGCGGGCGGCGCGGATGTCTTCGAAGTCGCGGAGGTGATAGTCGATGCGTGCGTAGTCGAGCACGCGCAGCAGGCCGCGCAGGGCCACGCCCATGCCGTCAGGGCCGCTGAAGCCGCCGAACTGCCCGCCGCCCTTTACGTGCGGCTCCAGGTCGAGAAACACGCCCGGTATGCCCCGCCGGTGCAGCCGCTGATAAAGGGCGGGAATCTCTTCGCGAAAGTCGCGCAAGATCAACTCGTGGGCCGAATGGCCGATGTCGGCGGGCACAAAGTTTTTCAACGCGCCTTCGTCGACGTGGCCGTTGCGCGTGGGTGGCTGCGGATGACGATAGTCCTTGATGTGCAGCCAGCCGATGGCCGACTTCATGGCCAGGTATTGGGAGAAGACGTCGGCCGTCGTGTAGCCCTGGCAGAGGATGTTGGCGGCGTCGAAGATCAACACCAGGCCCGGATGGTTCACCTGGCGGTACAGCTCGGCCATGAGTTGCCCGGTCTGTCCGACGAGGTTGGCCTCGATCTCCAGGCCGAAGGTCAGGTCGGAGCGGTGGCAGGTCTCGGCGACCTGGCCGAGTTGATCGACGGCCTGCGGCAGATACTCGTGCGGTCCGGCCCCGCGCGGCGGATAGAACGAGAAGCCGCGGATGAGCTTGGTCTCGAAGGCGTGAGCCAGCTCGCACGCCCGTTTCACTTCTTTCTCCAGATATTTTTTGAACGGCACAAAGGCGTTGCTGGTGCCGTCGTCGACGTCGACGAGCTTGACCTTGCCGATGGGTGAGCCGATGGAAGCCACGTTCAGGCCATATTCGTCTTCGAGATGGCGGATGGCCTGAATCTCTTTGACCGTCAGCTTCATGACGTTCTTGATTCCCTCGCCGGCGTCGATGAAGCGGACGCTGTAGAACTGCAGCCCTAGGGCGGCGAAGGCGGCGAACTGCTGGACGGCGGTCTTTTGATTGGCGGCTTCGTCGGCGAAGCCACTGAGAATGACGCGAGGGTTTTCAGTCATGGCTGGCTCTGGGTGAAAAAGGAAAGCGGCCATTGTCGCCAAGCCCACCGCTGGCACGCAAGTACCTTGCCGCTCTGACGCCTTGAACAGGGTGGGCCGGCGCTCGCAAGCTCGCTCGCTCGCACCCTACGGCAACCGTGCATTCTTGGCCTGGGCCTCGCTGGCGGAGACGAAGCCGTCGCCGTCCAGATCGAGGGAGCGAAACTTCTCGGCGCTGCCTGGGAACTCGTCGAGGCTCACTTCCTGGTCTCGGTTGGCGTCCATGCGCACGAACCAGTCCGGCCCGCTGCCGGCCGCGGGCGCCGGCATGGCCGCCAGCCCGCGGCGCTGCGGCGACATGTTCGACGGCAAGCCGCGCGACAGCAACAGCGTCAGGCCGCCGGGCAACTCCTCCAGCGAGAGCCGACCGTCGCCGTCAGAATCGAGCGCCAGGAGCGACTCGCGTGCGGCACGCAGCTCGCGGGTCGTGAGCCGCCCGTCCTGGTTGGCGTCGAGCAGCGGAAAGAGCACGTCGGAATCGTCGCCGGCCACGGCGCGAATGGCGCTCGACTGCGGCGCCTGTTGCGAGCGGCGATAGGCCGCCAGCTCGTCCAGATAGATCTTTCCGTCGCCGTTGGAGTCCCATTGGTCGAACATGCGGGCCGCATCGGGCGAAACGTCTTTCACTTCGTCTTTTTCCAGGTAGCCGTCCTTGTTTTTGTCGAACATCGCCAACTGTTCTTCGGGCGTCGGGCCGCCCGCGTCGGCCGGAGCGCGGTCGTCGAGCACGATTTGCAGCCGGTAGCCATCGAGCGTCAGCACGATGCCGCGCGGCGTGTGCAGCACGATTTCATCCGCCACACCGACCTCCGGAGACAGCCGCACCAGCGACACGCCGGCCACCTGGTCGCCCGGCTTGCCGAAGTTGGCCGCCACCACCAACTGAGGCTCGATCACGTTCAGGCGGCGGATCTCGTCGTAGGCGAGCTGGCCGTCGCCGTCGTCGTCGAGCGCGCGGGCCATCGAAGGCGCCAGCGAGAACGACTCGTCCAACGTGCCGCCCGAGGCGAGGTATTGCTCGCTGAGCGTGTAAATAATGCCGTCCCAATCGGTGCGATCGCCCAACGCCAATGCGGCGGGGTGATTGAGGTAAGCGTTGGTCCGCGTGGTCATCGCCTGCGCATCGCCCGCCAGCGAGTCGTCGAGTTCGCTCCAGGTGACGATCTGATCGTCGTTGGCGTCGCGGGCCAACAACCGTGCTTCGGCGGCTGCCAGTTCGGCCTCGTCCAGCAGGTCGTCATCGTTGGCGTCGAGCATCGTGCGGACGATCGACCGCCGCGGATTCGAGCGCCGGTATTCGCTGGAACCCTCCACCGAAAACGCGGCGCCGGCGTATTTGGCGCGGGCCACCAGCCGTCGCGCCTCGTCGCGATCGACCAGCCCGTTCTGGTTTGTGTCGTTGATTCGCATGAATTCTTTGCGGGCCATCCCGTTGGTCGTCAGGTCGAACCGCTGCACAAAGACCCGCTTGGGGTCGGAATAGACCTCGTTCCACGTTGCCCGGCCATCGTGGTCGCCGTCGGCCAGCTTGAGCGCCTCATCGACCAGCACTTGCCTGGCCGCACGAAAAGGCCCGCCGTCGATGGTCATCCGCAATTCGACCACCAGCGGCCCGCCGGGCAGAAACAGCACCAGCCGCTCGGTCGAAAGATCATTCTGACTTGTTGGAGCGTTTTCTTCGGCGCCGAGTGCGTCGCCCGAGGCCGTTGAGCTAGCACGTTGGGTGTCACCGGAGTCCCGGCGCGCCGGGATTCCTAGGCCGTCCGGATCGGCACTGGACGGCCTAGGAAGGCCATCCTCCGGTTTTTGCGGAGCGGCTACGTCGGTCTGCTCAGACGGCGGAGCGGTCGCTCGATCGGCCGGGGCTGAGGTCGCAACCGCCGTCGGCATCGCTGGTCGGTTGCACCCCGTCGCCGCGAGAGCGACGAAGAAAGGCAGCACGTACACTGTTGTGAGCGTCCTCTCGGCCACCGCCTACCTCAATGGTTCAAAATGAACTCCGGGCTGTTGATCATGGCCCAGAGCAGGTCACCCAGTGCTTTGCGGCGGTCGCCGGCGCCGCCGCCCTTCGATACGTATTCGACGAGGCTTTCCAGTTCCGCCGCCGTCGGTTCGCGCGAGAGGATGCTCAGAAACAACGCCTCGACCCGCTCGCGGTCGTCGAAGACCGGCGCATCGAGCGCCTGCAGTAGTCCGCCGCGGTCGGCGTCGCTGGCCTCGGCGGTCAGGCTGCCGTTCATGAGCGCCAGGATTTGGGGGATGCCCGCCACAAATTCCGTGGCTTCGGTGGTCGCCATGTTGAACCGCTGCACGAATTGCTGTCGTGGATCGGCCATCGGCGGCTGGCCCGGCTGGGGCGCCGCGCGCTCCGGCTCGCTCAGCCGCGTGGCCCGCACCAGGCAGTCATAAAGCTGGTCGGCGGAGAGCGTCTTGACCTGCATCAGCGCGAACAACTCGGCGGGCGGCGGATCTTCTTCGCTGGGCCATTGGCTCGACCGTTGGTATGCCCGCGTCGACGCGATCGCGCGAAAAACCGCCCTCAGATCGTAACCGCTGGCGGCGAAATACTCGGCGAGCTCGTCGAGCACTTGCGGATGGCTGGGGGCATTATGCCGGCCGAAGTCATCGACCGGATGCACCAGGCCGCGGCCGAAGAGCAGCGCCCAAACGCGGTTCACCGCCACGCGGGCAAAGTACGGGTTGTCTTGCGACACCAGCCAGATGGCCAACTGCCGGCGGCGATTGACGTCGGCGTCTTCGCGGGGCGGGTCGGCGCCCAGATACTTGGGCGGCACGACCTGGCTGGTGCCCGGCAGCGTCACCTCGCCCGACACCGCGTCGACCAACTGCACGTCGGGCGGCTCGGTGCCGGGCGCCTGCCGCACGCGGGCAAAGAAGGCGGCGAACGACCAAAAATCTTCCTGCCGCCAATGGTCGAAGGGATGATGGTGGCACTGGGCACAATGGATCTGCACGCCCAGCAAAATGCGCGACGTGCTGGCGGCCAACTCTTCGGGCTTGAGTCCGGCCGCGGTATAGAACAGGGCCGCTCCGCCGCGGTTGGAACTGCCCGTGGTCGTCAGCAGATCGGCCACAATCACATCGTAGCGAATGTTCTCGGCGAACCGCCGCCGCAGCCACGACGTGAAGCCGGCCACTTCCGCCGGCCGCTCGCTTTGGGCCTGGGCCGGCAGCAGCATACGGCTCCAAACGTTGGCCAGGTGCGTGGCCCAGCGCGGATTGGCCAACAGTCGGTCGACCGCTTGGGTCCGCTTATCGGCGGCATCGTCGTCGAGAAAGGCCGAGACCTGCGAGCCGGCCGGAATGATTCCATTGAGATCGAGGGTGGCCCGCCGCAGAAACGCGGCGTTGCTGGCCGGTCCGGCCGGGCGAACGCCCGCCTCATCCATGCGTTGGTCGAGCAGTTGATCGATGCGGGCGGCCATCGCGGCGGCCGAAGGCGGTGCATCGTCATCGGCGGATGCAATGCAGGCTGCCGGGAGGATCAAAACCAGGAGCAGACATCGAAATGCGATCGCCACGGCCGTGAAGCTCCTAAACTTGCCGGACCAAGGGAATAGACGCCTTTGATTCTAGCCTTTCGGCAGCCGCACTGCCAACTATCGCACGGGACACGCAATCCAGACGAGCGGAAGTTATACTTAAAAGCGTCTGGCCGCTGTCGTGTCGGACTGACTCGCTCCCGGAGAACCACCATGCTTGCCCGCTCTCGTCTTTCTGTGTCGCTCGTTGCCGCCGTCCTCCTCGCTCAACTGGCCACCGTGGCCGGGGCGCAGGAACCACCGACCATTGCCACCTACACCACGTGGGTCACCGGGCTGGCCTTCTCGCCCGATGGCAACACGCTGGCCAGCGTCGGCGGGCAAACGCTCCTCTATCGGCCGGGCGACATCAAGCTCTGGGACCCGAACAGCGGCCAGCTCAAGGCGTCGTATTCCGGACACAACACCGTCGTGACCGCGGTGGCCTTCAGCCCCGACGGGCAAACGCTGGCCACCGCCGGCTACGACGGCACGCTCAAGCTGTGGAACGTCGCCGACGGCAAAGAAAAAGCCTCGCTGCCGGCCCATCAACATTGGATCATGGGCCTGGCCTTTTCGCCCGACGGTCAGACGCTCGCCACCGCCAGCGAAGACACCACCGCCAAGCTCTGGAACGTGACCGCGACTCCGCCCGCCGAAAAACTGGCGCTGAAAGGGCACACCGGCTCGGTCACGAGCGTGGCTTTTTCGCCCGACGGGCAGATGATCGCCACCGGCAGCGGCGATAAAACGGCCGTCGTGTGGAACCCGGCCAATGCCGAAGTGATGAAGAAACTGGAGGGACACACCGACGCCGTGTCGGCGATCGTGTTTGTGCTCGACGGCAAGACGCTGGCCACCGGCAGCCACGACCGCACGGTCAAGCTGTGGAACGTCGCCGAAGGGAAGGAGTCGGCTGCCATGACCGGGCATCACAACTGGATCAGCTCGGCCCGCGTATCGCCCGACGGCAAAACGCTGGCGACCGCCAGCCACGACCGCAC
This genomic window from Pirellulales bacterium contains:
- a CDS encoding acetyl-CoA C-acetyltransferase; its protein translation is MSYILGGCRTPIGKFLGSLASVPATRLGSACIAEALRRARIAADEIDEVIMGQILTAGVGQAPARQAALGAGLPATVAALTINKMCGSGLKAVMLADQVIRAGDARAIVAGGMESMSRAPHLLMGTREGWKYGPQTALDSMIHDGLWCPFENAAMGAAADYIAASRAVERAEQDAFAAESHRRAAAAIAEGRFADEIVPVVVPGRKGDATVDRDEGPRPDTTVEKLAALKPAFGEQGTVTAGNASQLSDGAAAVVVVDDELARRSESPLKARIVATATSGVEPKEIFIAPVSAMQRVLAKAGMTLDDIDLVELNEAFAAQCVACMRPLGIDTARTNVNGGAIALGHPIGASGARVLVTLLYALAARGLRRGLASLCLGGGNAVAMIVERS
- a CDS encoding TIM barrel protein, with product MTENPRVILSGFADEAANQKTAVQQFAAFAALGLQFYSVRFIDAGEGIKNVMKLTVKEIQAIRHLEDEYGLNVASIGSPIGKVKLVDVDDGTSNAFVPFKKYLEKEVKRACELAHAFETKLIRGFSFYPPRGAGPHEYLPQAVDQLGQVAETCHRSDLTFGLEIEANLVGQTGQLMAELYRQVNHPGLVLIFDAANILCQGYTTADVFSQYLAMKSAIGWLHIKDYRHPQPPTRNGHVDEGALKNFVPADIGHSAHELILRDFREEIPALYQRLHRRGIPGVFLDLEPHVKGGGQFGGFSGPDGMGVALRGLLRVLDYARIDYHLRDFEDIRAARGF
- a CDS encoding DUF1549 and DUF1553 domain-containing protein, which encodes MAIAFRCLLLVLILPAACIASADDDAPPSAAAMAARIDQLLDQRMDEAGVRPAGPASNAAFLRRATLDLNGIIPAGSQVSAFLDDDAADKRTQAVDRLLANPRWATHLANVWSRMLLPAQAQSERPAEVAGFTSWLRRRFAENIRYDVIVADLLTTTGSSNRGGAALFYTAAGLKPEELAASTSRILLGVQIHCAQCHHHPFDHWRQEDFWSFAAFFARVRQAPGTEPPDVQLVDAVSGEVTLPGTSQVVPPKYLGADPPREDADVNRRRQLAIWLVSQDNPYFARVAVNRVWALLFGRGLVHPVDDFGRHNAPSHPQVLDELAEYFAASGYDLRAVFRAIASTRAYQRSSQWPSEEDPPPAELFALMQVKTLSADQLYDCLVRATRLSEPERAAPQPGQPPMADPRQQFVQRFNMATTEATEFVAGIPQILALMNGSLTAEASDADRGGLLQALDAPVFDDRERVEALFLSILSREPTAAELESLVEYVSKGGGAGDRRKALGDLLWAMINSPEFILNH
- a CDS encoding WD40 repeat domain-containing protein, whose protein sequence is MLARSRLSVSLVAAVLLAQLATVAGAQEPPTIATYTTWVTGLAFSPDGNTLASVGGQTLLYRPGDIKLWDPNSGQLKASYSGHNTVVTAVAFSPDGQTLATAGYDGTLKLWNVADGKEKASLPAHQHWIMGLAFSPDGQTLATASEDTTAKLWNVTATPPAEKLALKGHTGSVTSVAFSPDGQMIATGSGDKTAVVWNPANAEVMKKLEGHTDAVSAIVFVLDGKTLATGSHDRTVKLWNVAEGKESAAMTGHHNWISSARVSPDGKTLATASHDRTVKLWNLETKQEAATLGGYKSTVWSVAFSPKGQLLATGSHNDSLKIWRQGWVEAFPHAAPAAQPGAATASK